A single region of the Aeromicrobium chenweiae genome encodes:
- a CDS encoding glycosyltransferase has product MRICLIASSRFPVGEPFHGGMEAHTALLAEHLMGRGHRVSVFAAPGSDPRLHVEELAIVPFEPSPAARRDVGAMPEVWMAEHHAYLGLMMELARTGKDRFDVIHNNSLHHLPIAMAELVDLPMVSTLHTPPVPWLESALMVTRTPTRFVAVSRHTASAWAHAVAAEVVLNGIDTTRWTPGPGGARAVWTGRIVPEKAPHLAVRAALAAGLDVDVAGPRQDETYFAREIEPLLGDRVRYVGHLGTTELVDLVGRAAVAVVSPVWDEPYGLVAAEAMACGTPVAAFRRGALPEIVTSCTGALATPDDVGALAIAIGQASVLDRADVRKHAVRHLGAERMVSAYEDVYERAAGGRAA; this is encoded by the coding sequence ATGAGGATCTGCCTGATCGCGTCGAGCCGGTTCCCGGTGGGTGAGCCGTTCCACGGCGGCATGGAGGCCCACACGGCGCTGCTCGCCGAGCACCTCATGGGGCGTGGACACCGCGTCAGCGTCTTCGCGGCGCCGGGTTCCGACCCCCGCCTGCACGTCGAGGAGCTCGCCATCGTCCCGTTCGAGCCGAGCCCGGCCGCACGGCGTGACGTGGGGGCCATGCCGGAGGTCTGGATGGCTGAGCACCATGCGTACCTCGGCCTGATGATGGAGCTCGCGCGGACCGGCAAGGACCGCTTCGACGTCATCCACAACAACTCCCTGCACCACCTCCCGATCGCGATGGCCGAGCTGGTCGACCTGCCGATGGTGTCGACGCTGCACACCCCTCCGGTGCCCTGGCTGGAGTCCGCGCTCATGGTGACCCGGACGCCCACGAGGTTCGTGGCGGTGAGCCGGCACACGGCCAGCGCGTGGGCACACGCCGTGGCGGCCGAGGTGGTCCTCAACGGCATCGACACCACGCGCTGGACACCCGGACCGGGCGGTGCCCGTGCGGTCTGGACGGGACGCATCGTGCCGGAGAAGGCTCCCCACCTCGCGGTGCGCGCAGCGCTGGCGGCCGGCCTCGACGTCGACGTCGCCGGCCCCCGCCAGGACGAGACGTACTTCGCCCGGGAGATCGAGCCCTTGCTGGGCGACCGGGTCCGCTACGTCGGGCACCTCGGCACGACCGAGCTGGTGGATCTGGTCGGACGAGCTGCGGTCGCGGTCGTCTCACCGGTGTGGGACGAGCCGTACGGGCTGGTCGCCGCCGAGGCCATGGCGTGCGGGACTCCCGTCGCGGCGTTCCGGCGCGGTGCGCTCCCGGAGATCGTGACCAGCTGCACCGGGGCGCTGGCGACCCCGGACGACGTGGGGGCGCTGGCGATCGCGATCGGGCAGGCCAGCGTGCTGGACCGGGCGGACGTGCGCAAGCACGCCGTGCGCCACCTGGGTGCCGAGCGCATGGTCTCGGCGTACGAGGACGTGTACGAGCGCGCGGCCGGGGGGCGTGCCGCATGA
- a CDS encoding glycosyltransferase, which translates to MIGYYVHHHGRGHLHRAMSVAAATDTVVVGMSSLPRPPEWTGPWLELPRDDEGPAPVDASARGRLHWVPEMDAGLSARMAEISAWIAHVEPALMVVDISVEVSLLARLHGTPVVTTVLPGDRRDSAHDLVHSVARRVVAAWPSDVLGMVDGLEAHHDRLTCVGGLSRFDGREVVSRPHDGERRVLVLAGAGDEGADAWDLAAARAATPGWTWDVLGPGAGWVDDPWEALCAADVVVTHAGQNAIAEVAAARRPAIVVPRPRPFGEQDSMAAALAADDRFPVSVFPEGIPTSGWSELLERTAALDGSGWSAWSDGKGAARMGQVIAEELARAPMGRH; encoded by the coding sequence ATGATCGGCTACTACGTGCACCACCACGGGCGCGGACACCTGCACCGGGCCATGTCCGTCGCGGCGGCAACCGACACGGTCGTGGTCGGCATGAGCTCATTGCCCCGCCCGCCCGAGTGGACGGGGCCCTGGCTCGAGCTGCCGCGCGACGACGAGGGTCCCGCGCCGGTCGACGCCAGCGCCCGCGGCCGCCTGCACTGGGTCCCGGAGATGGACGCCGGTCTGTCCGCGCGCATGGCCGAGATCTCCGCGTGGATAGCCCACGTCGAGCCGGCCCTCATGGTGGTGGACATCTCGGTCGAGGTCTCGCTGCTGGCCCGCCTGCACGGGACGCCGGTCGTCACGACGGTCCTGCCCGGGGACCGTCGCGACTCGGCCCACGACCTCGTCCACTCGGTGGCCCGGCGGGTGGTCGCTGCCTGGCCGTCCGACGTCCTTGGCATGGTCGACGGGCTCGAAGCCCACCACGACCGCCTGACCTGCGTCGGCGGCCTCTCCCGGTTCGACGGGCGGGAGGTCGTCTCGCGCCCGCACGACGGGGAGCGGCGCGTGCTCGTGCTGGCGGGTGCGGGGGACGAGGGAGCGGACGCGTGGGACCTCGCTGCTGCTCGCGCGGCGACACCCGGCTGGACGTGGGACGTCCTGGGTCCCGGCGCGGGCTGGGTCGACGACCCGTGGGAGGCGCTCTGCGCGGCGGACGTCGTCGTGACGCACGCGGGCCAGAACGCGATCGCCGAGGTGGCGGCGGCCCGGCGTCCCGCGATCGTCGTGCCCCGACCGCGACCGTTCGGCGAGCAGGACTCGATGGCCGCGGCCCTCGCGGCGGACGACCGCTTCCCGGTGAGCGTGTTCCCCGAGGGGATCCCCACGTCGGGCTGGAGCGAGCTGCTGGAGCGGACCGCCGCCCTGGACGGCTCCGGCTGGTCCGCGTGGAGCGACGGCAAGGGCGCCGCTCGCATGGGCCAGGTCATCGCCGAGGAGCTCGCACGCGCGCCGATGGGCCGCCACTGA
- a CDS encoding glycosyltransferase family 2 protein → MLAVITIVHGRHDHLALQQAGLHRSTHRPDLHVVVAMDDLALEEDLDPVPWPRRIVHLARSGRHLPLARARNIGAQTAIAAGATTLVFLDVDCVPAEPLLAAYAAAATHAVTCRDLLCGPVTYLPPPPAGGYDLTDLDSLAEPHAARPAPPAGTVERTRHGYELFWSLSFALSHEAWYDIGGFDEAYVGYGGEDTDFARRAEGLGTALTWVGDARAFHQHHPVSTPPVEHVEDVVRNATLFHERWGEWPMTGWLTAFEERGLVRRRADGSYGDVR, encoded by the coding sequence ATGCTTGCCGTCATCACGATCGTGCACGGTCGGCACGATCATCTCGCGCTGCAGCAGGCCGGGCTCCACCGCTCGACGCACCGACCGGACCTCCACGTCGTGGTCGCGATGGACGACCTCGCCCTGGAGGAGGACCTGGACCCGGTCCCGTGGCCCCGCCGGATCGTCCATCTCGCGCGATCGGGCCGCCACCTGCCGCTCGCCCGCGCCCGCAACATCGGCGCCCAGACCGCGATCGCCGCGGGAGCGACGACGTTGGTGTTCCTCGACGTCGACTGCGTCCCGGCGGAGCCCCTGCTGGCGGCCTACGCCGCGGCCGCGACGCACGCCGTCACCTGCCGGGACCTGCTGTGCGGCCCGGTCACGTACCTGCCGCCGCCTCCCGCGGGCGGGTACGACCTGACGGACCTCGACTCGCTCGCGGAGCCGCACGCGGCGCGCCCGGCGCCACCGGCCGGCACGGTCGAGCGGACCCGCCACGGCTACGAGCTGTTCTGGTCGCTGTCCTTCGCCCTGTCCCACGAGGCCTGGTACGACATCGGCGGCTTCGACGAGGCGTACGTCGGCTACGGGGGAGAGGACACCGACTTCGCCCGTCGCGCCGAGGGTCTCGGCACGGCGCTGACGTGGGTCGGCGACGCCCGGGCGTTCCACCAGCATCATCCCGTGAGCACGCCACCGGTCGAGCACGTCGAGGACGTGGTGCGCAACGCGACGCTGTTCCACGAGCGCTGGGGGGAGTGGCCGATGACCGGCTGGCTCACCGCGTTCGAGGAGCGCGGCCTGGTGCGTCGACGGGCCGACGGATCGTACGGGGACGTGCGGTGA
- a CDS encoding ANTAR domain-containing protein encodes MAETHERLIARLAAVLSDLHDMEPGAERLCEAGRRMLDADGAALTVMTPSRTLVVLAATDPLASKLEDVQDVVGEGPTKDAYRENLVQLADFSPGHEARWPLMHEHGRRLGFSGRVVTLPLKPYGDPVGALLVYGSGESFWVDPVTAEFLGVAMGAALVQDPRLAPERQAGTEAWSSRAQVHQATGMIISQVGVRPEDAMALLRGQAFANESTLLEVAQEVIERQIDFRHFTIEGD; translated from the coding sequence ATGGCGGAGACTCACGAGCGACTGATCGCCCGCCTGGCCGCGGTCCTGTCCGACCTCCACGACATGGAGCCCGGTGCCGAACGTCTGTGCGAGGCCGGACGACGCATGCTCGACGCCGACGGTGCGGCGCTGACGGTCATGACCCCGAGCCGGACCCTCGTGGTCCTGGCGGCGACGGACCCGCTCGCGAGCAAGCTCGAGGACGTGCAGGACGTCGTGGGCGAGGGCCCGACGAAGGACGCCTACCGCGAGAACCTCGTCCAGCTGGCGGACTTCTCGCCCGGTCACGAGGCCAGGTGGCCGCTGATGCACGAGCACGGCCGGCGGCTGGGTTTCAGCGGCCGCGTCGTGACGCTGCCCTTGAAACCGTACGGTGACCCGGTCGGGGCGCTGCTGGTGTACGGCTCGGGCGAGAGCTTCTGGGTCGATCCCGTGACGGCGGAGTTCCTCGGTGTCGCGATGGGAGCCGCACTGGTGCAGGACCCGCGACTGGCCCCGGAGCGGCAGGCCGGGACGGAGGCGTGGTCCTCGCGCGCCCAGGTCCATCAGGCGACCGGCATGATCATCTCCCAGGTCGGCGTACGTCCGGAGGACGCGATGGCGCTGCTTCGCGGTCAGGCGTTCGCCAACGAGTCCACGCTTCTCGAGGTCGCCCAAGAGGTCATCGAGCGGCAGATCGACTTCCGACACTTCACGATCGAGGGTGACTGA
- a CDS encoding ANTAR domain-containing protein, whose protein sequence is MDAARAALALADASSSMTRTHDTTGALIDLLTHCEAGLDVDASGILLGVHDGALELLVTSSHAAAELEMYQLNDGEGPCLEAHATGESVDEHSKETLVHRWPQFGQAMIDAGFESVHALPLRINTSSVGAIGLFRRSGRPRFTTTEGTVARAFADIASMLLIQHGDVSPEELAQRVQEALGERVVIEQAKGVLADRHGLSMPDAYERLVHDAHDEGESLTGWAGRVVRDSQTPR, encoded by the coding sequence ATGGATGCCGCTCGCGCCGCCCTGGCACTGGCCGACGCCTCGTCGTCGATGACCCGCACCCACGACACCACGGGTGCCCTCATCGACCTGCTGACCCACTGCGAGGCCGGACTCGACGTCGACGCCAGCGGGATCCTCCTCGGGGTCCACGACGGAGCCCTGGAGCTGCTGGTGACCTCCAGCCACGCGGCAGCAGAGCTGGAGATGTACCAGCTGAACGACGGCGAGGGGCCGTGCCTCGAGGCACACGCGACCGGTGAGTCGGTCGACGAGCACTCCAAGGAGACCCTGGTGCACCGCTGGCCGCAGTTCGGGCAGGCGATGATCGATGCGGGCTTCGAGTCGGTGCACGCTCTCCCGCTGCGGATCAACACGTCCTCTGTCGGCGCAATAGGGCTGTTCCGGAGGTCCGGCCGCCCGAGGTTCACGACGACCGAGGGAACGGTCGCTCGCGCGTTCGCCGACATCGCGTCCATGCTCCTGATCCAGCACGGTGACGTCTCCCCCGAGGAGCTGGCCCAGCGGGTCCAGGAGGCGCTCGGCGAGCGGGTCGTCATCGAGCAGGCCAAGGGAGTGCTGGCCGACCGGCACGGCCTCTCCATGCCTGACGCCTACGAGCGCCTCGTGCACGACGCCCACGACGAGGGGGAGAGCCTCACGGGGTGGGCGGGCCGTGTCGTGCGCGACTCCCAGACGCCCCGCTGA
- a CDS encoding ATP-dependent DNA ligase, with the protein MLSFPQDPMLARHVSALPEQGALPGGCAYEPKFDGYRALLFVDDDGCRVQSRRGHDITDAFDDVAAAATEQLPAGLVVDGELVVWSDGSLDFGELQRRLGRGSNHGFRRRPASFVAFDVLAVAGIDIRSRTLAVRRELLETVLDDPDGAIQLSPQTTDVEQAREWLEDYVAADVGIEGLVVKGLGTTYRGGARDWLKYRVRDTAEAVVGAVAGPPEAPEHLVLGRLDESGELQMVGTTTQLSPQLRSGLDGLLDQADDTHPWRDGGATGTRWGRGDQRPVTLVAPTLVVEVSVDSSTDRGRWRHPARLVRPRPDLSLGEIPRA; encoded by the coding sequence GTGCTCTCGTTCCCGCAGGACCCCATGCTGGCCCGGCACGTCTCGGCGCTGCCCGAGCAGGGCGCGTTGCCGGGTGGATGCGCGTACGAGCCCAAGTTCGACGGCTACCGCGCGCTCCTGTTCGTCGACGACGACGGGTGCCGCGTCCAGTCGCGGCGGGGCCACGACATCACCGACGCCTTCGACGACGTGGCCGCCGCGGCCACGGAGCAGCTGCCGGCCGGTCTGGTCGTCGACGGCGAGCTCGTCGTGTGGTCCGACGGCTCGCTCGACTTCGGTGAGCTCCAACGGCGTCTCGGTCGAGGCAGCAACCACGGGTTCCGGCGCCGACCCGCCTCGTTCGTGGCCTTCGACGTGCTCGCGGTCGCCGGCATCGACATCCGGTCGCGAACCCTGGCGGTGCGCCGGGAGCTGCTCGAGACGGTGCTGGACGACCCGGACGGCGCGATCCAGCTGTCCCCGCAGACCACCGACGTCGAGCAGGCCCGCGAGTGGCTCGAGGACTACGTCGCGGCTGACGTCGGCATCGAGGGGCTCGTGGTCAAGGGCCTCGGCACGACGTACCGAGGCGGTGCCCGCGACTGGCTGAAGTACCGGGTGCGCGACACCGCCGAGGCCGTCGTCGGGGCCGTGGCCGGACCGCCCGAGGCCCCCGAGCATCTCGTCCTGGGACGTCTCGACGAGTCCGGGGAGCTGCAGATGGTCGGGACGACGACCCAGCTCAGCCCCCAGCTGCGCTCAGGCCTGGACGGGCTGCTGGACCAGGCCGACGACACGCACCCGTGGCGCGACGGCGGGGCGACGGGCACGCGGTGGGGAAGGGGTGACCAGCGACCGGTCACCCTGGTCGCACCGACGCTCGTGGTGGAGGTGTCGGTCGACAGCTCGACGGACCGCGGCAGGTGGCGGCACCCCGCACGCCTCGTGCGTCCGCGACCTGATCTCAGCCTGGGCGAGATCCCCCGCGCATAG
- a CDS encoding GAF and ANTAR domain-containing protein, with product MDVARKLADMALELEQDGHPGTMLHRVSEHAVALLGADDAGIMRIASRSQVETPAATSGRVDRAHQLQAELDEGPCLDAITGHATYVMTDVERDGRWPAWGPAAAAIGIHSAVGVRLATRDRGFGSLNIYADRPDAFAPADAEVAEMLAAHATAAFAAAERAEGLTTALDTRTTIGQAQGIVMEKFSVDAQAAFEFLRRISQHENRRLAAVAEAIVVQREANTRAE from the coding sequence ATGGACGTGGCACGCAAGCTCGCGGACATGGCCCTGGAGCTCGAGCAGGACGGCCACCCCGGCACGATGCTCCACCGGGTGTCCGAGCACGCCGTCGCGCTGCTGGGAGCCGACGACGCAGGGATCATGCGCATCGCGTCCCGGTCGCAGGTCGAGACCCCCGCCGCCACGAGCGGACGGGTGGACCGGGCGCACCAGCTGCAGGCCGAGCTGGACGAGGGCCCCTGCCTCGACGCGATCACCGGCCACGCCACCTATGTGATGACCGATGTCGAGCGCGACGGTCGCTGGCCGGCTTGGGGCCCCGCGGCGGCCGCCATCGGCATCCACAGCGCGGTCGGCGTACGACTGGCGACCCGCGACAGGGGGTTCGGCTCGCTCAACATCTACGCCGACCGGCCCGACGCGTTCGCGCCGGCCGACGCCGAGGTCGCGGAGATGCTGGCGGCGCACGCAACGGCAGCGTTCGCGGCGGCCGAACGGGCCGAGGGGCTCACGACGGCGCTGGACACACGGACCACGATCGGCCAGGCCCAAGGCATCGTGATGGAGAAGTTCAGCGTCGACGCGCAGGCCGCGTTCGAGTTCCTCCGCCGGATCTCGCAGCATGAGAACCGCCGCCTCGCCGCAGTGGCGGAGGCCATCGTCGTCCAGCGTGAGGCCAACACCCGCGCGGAGTGA
- a CDS encoding alcohol dehydrogenase catalytic domain-containing protein: MKALTWQGKQNVSVETVPDPKIIEPDDIIIEVTTSGLCGSDLHLYDPLGPFLHPGDVLGHEPMGRVVERGSDITNLQLGDRVVIPFQIACGSCFMCERGLQTQCETTQVREYGMGAALYGYTDLYGAVPGGQAEFLRVPHGNYNPIKVEEGPSDDRFVYLSDVAPTAWQGIEYSGIQAGETLVIVGLGPIGEMAARIALLRDVRVIGVDLVPERLARSASLGVETINLKDGDPVAAILDKTSGRGADAVMEAVGMEAHGSGVAEAAQKVVGLLPKALSRPVMTHASTDRLAALNLAFQAVRRGGTVSISGVYAGAADPLSMQMIFDKQLTLRMGQANVKRWQDDLLPLAMDDADPLGLETFATHHVPLDDAAAAYAMFQKKEDGAIKVLFQP; the protein is encoded by the coding sequence ATGAAGGCACTGACCTGGCAGGGCAAGCAGAACGTGAGCGTGGAGACCGTTCCGGACCCGAAGATCATCGAGCCGGACGACATCATCATCGAGGTGACGACGTCGGGTCTGTGCGGCTCCGACCTGCACCTGTACGACCCGTTGGGACCCTTCCTGCACCCCGGTGACGTCCTGGGTCACGAGCCCATGGGTCGCGTGGTGGAGCGGGGATCGGACATCACGAACCTCCAGCTCGGCGACCGCGTCGTCATCCCGTTCCAGATCGCGTGCGGCTCGTGCTTCATGTGCGAGCGCGGTCTGCAGACGCAGTGCGAGACGACACAGGTCCGCGAGTACGGCATGGGCGCCGCCCTGTACGGCTACACCGATCTCTACGGCGCGGTGCCCGGCGGCCAGGCGGAGTTCCTGCGGGTGCCGCACGGCAACTACAACCCGATCAAGGTCGAGGAGGGGCCGAGCGACGACCGCTTCGTCTACCTCTCCGACGTGGCTCCGACGGCCTGGCAGGGCATCGAGTACTCGGGCATCCAGGCCGGCGAGACGCTCGTCATCGTCGGGCTGGGACCGATCGGTGAGATGGCCGCCCGGATCGCGCTGCTGCGCGACGTCCGGGTCATCGGCGTCGACCTGGTCCCCGAGCGCCTCGCCCGCTCGGCGTCCTTGGGGGTCGAGACCATCAACCTCAAGGACGGCGACCCCGTCGCGGCGATCCTCGACAAGACGTCGGGCCGCGGAGCCGATGCGGTCATGGAGGCCGTCGGCATGGAGGCACACGGCTCCGGCGTCGCGGAGGCCGCGCAGAAGGTCGTCGGCCTGCTGCCGAAGGCGTTGTCCCGCCCCGTGATGACCCACGCGAGCACCGATCGGCTGGCAGCGCTCAACCTGGCGTTCCAGGCCGTCCGTCGTGGTGGCACGGTGTCGATCAGCGGTGTCTACGCAGGAGCCGCGGACCCGCTGTCGATGCAGATGATCTTCGACAAGCAGCTCACGCTGCGCATGGGCCAGGCCAACGTGAAGCGCTGGCAGGACGACCTGCTGCCGCTCGCGATGGACGACGCGGACCCGCTGGGACTCGAGACGTTCGCGACCCACCATGTGCCGCTCGACGACGCCGCGGCCGCGTACGCGATGTTCCAGAAGAAGGAAGACGGCGCGATCAAGGTGCTCTTCCAGCCCTGA
- a CDS encoding carboxylate-amine ligase, with amino-acid sequence MVVRKLAVEEEMFLVDPGTGQLVASSHRAVAQAPSEDTIEQELFLQQVETQSDPHVRVADVLADLREARRGAAKAAEGVGARLAAMPTPILPDDEGELTPKKRYAQMMARFGRVGREALACGTHVHVDIADDEEGVGVVDRMRPWLPLVLAMSAGSPFDLGIDTSYASWRAEIWDSWPSAGPVEPFGDAAGYERAVAAIVASGAALDDGMLYFDARLSRGFPTVEIRVADICTDLRDTALVAAVCRGLVETCAEAWRAGAPVAPWRVDLLRAARWQARRHGLAGSLLDPSTAALVPAADALAALVAFVTPALREAGDLELVEDGIARLLADGTGAQRQRQAAGPDLDLRAVVDDILERTAASHRD; translated from the coding sequence GTGGTCGTGCGCAAGCTGGCAGTCGAGGAAGAGATGTTCCTGGTGGATCCCGGGACCGGGCAGCTGGTCGCCTCGTCCCACCGGGCCGTCGCCCAGGCCCCGTCGGAGGACACCATCGAGCAGGAGCTGTTCCTGCAGCAGGTGGAGACGCAGTCCGACCCGCACGTGCGGGTCGCGGACGTCCTGGCGGACCTGCGGGAGGCGCGTCGGGGTGCTGCGAAGGCGGCGGAGGGGGTCGGCGCGCGGCTGGCCGCCATGCCGACCCCGATCCTGCCCGACGACGAGGGCGAGCTCACCCCCAAGAAGCGATATGCCCAGATGATGGCGCGGTTCGGCCGCGTGGGGCGGGAGGCGCTCGCGTGCGGCACGCACGTGCACGTCGACATCGCGGACGACGAGGAGGGCGTCGGCGTGGTGGACCGGATGCGGCCCTGGCTCCCGTTGGTCCTCGCGATGTCCGCCGGCTCACCGTTCGACCTCGGCATCGACACGTCGTACGCGAGCTGGCGCGCGGAGATCTGGGACTCGTGGCCGTCCGCCGGGCCGGTCGAGCCGTTCGGCGACGCGGCCGGCTACGAGCGGGCCGTCGCCGCGATCGTCGCCTCCGGAGCCGCGCTCGACGACGGCATGCTCTACTTCGACGCCCGGCTGTCGCGCGGCTTCCCCACCGTAGAGATCCGCGTCGCGGACATCTGCACGGACCTGCGGGACACCGCGCTCGTCGCAGCCGTGTGCCGCGGGCTGGTCGAGACCTGCGCCGAGGCATGGCGTGCCGGCGCCCCGGTCGCGCCATGGCGCGTCGACCTGCTCCGCGCCGCCCGTTGGCAGGCCCGCCGCCACGGCCTGGCCGGCTCTCTCCTCGATCCATCCACGGCCGCACTGGTGCCTGCGGCGGACGCGCTCGCTGCGCTGGTCGCCTTCGTCACCCCGGCGCTCCGGGAGGCCGGCGACCTCGAGCTCGTGGAGGACGGCATCGCCCGCCTCCTGGCCGACGGCACCGGCGCGCAGCGGCAGCGCCAGGCCGCAGGGCCGGACCTGGACCTGCGTGCAGTCGTGGACGACATCCTCGAACGCACCGCTGCCTCCCACCGCGACTGA
- a CDS encoding DUF72 domain-containing protein, producing the protein MPRTTAGTVRIGISGWTYPPWRGVFYPPGLRQKDELEHVAERLSSVEINGSFYSLQRPDSYRGWRERTPEGFVFAVKGGRFITHMKKLGDVEQPLANFFASGPLALGDKLGPVLWQLPPNLGFDPARLAHFFDLLPRTTTAAAQLAAQHDERVAGRSWTETDADREVRHALEVRHDSYLSPAFLDLLREHGIAVVVADTAGRWPLLKEVTTDFAYVRLHGDTELYTSGYGPDALDEWAALMRGWAEAGTDVYAYFDNDVKVRAPFDALALAERLADLQPQGPPEVTWGSSSSRAASP; encoded by the coding sequence GTGCCCAGGACGACCGCGGGAACGGTCCGGATCGGCATCTCCGGATGGACCTATCCGCCGTGGCGCGGGGTGTTCTACCCGCCGGGCCTTCGGCAGAAGGACGAGCTCGAGCACGTCGCCGAACGACTGTCCAGCGTCGAGATCAACGGCTCCTTCTACTCGCTGCAGCGTCCCGACAGCTACCGCGGCTGGCGCGAGCGCACCCCGGAGGGGTTCGTCTTCGCCGTGAAGGGTGGGCGCTTCATCACCCACATGAAGAAGCTCGGCGACGTCGAGCAGCCGCTGGCGAACTTCTTCGCCTCGGGACCGCTCGCCCTCGGCGACAAGCTCGGTCCGGTGCTGTGGCAGCTGCCACCGAACCTCGGGTTCGACCCGGCGCGGCTCGCGCACTTCTTCGACCTGCTCCCACGCACGACGACGGCTGCCGCCCAGCTGGCGGCGCAGCACGACGAGCGGGTCGCGGGCCGGTCGTGGACCGAGACGGACGCCGACCGCGAGGTCCGGCACGCTCTGGAGGTGCGGCACGACTCGTACCTGAGCCCGGCCTTCCTCGACCTGCTGCGGGAGCACGGGATCGCCGTGGTCGTGGCGGACACGGCGGGTCGCTGGCCGTTGCTGAAGGAGGTGACGACGGACTTCGCGTACGTCCGCCTGCACGGCGACACCGAGCTCTACACGAGCGGCTACGGGCCGGACGCGCTCGACGAGTGGGCCGCGTTGATGCGGGGATGGGCCGAGGCGGGCACGGACGTCTACGCGTACTTCGACAACGACGTGAAGGTGCGGGCCCCGTTCGACGCGCTCGCGCTCGCCGAGCGGCTGGCCGATCTGCAGCCCCAGGGGCCACCCGAGGTCACGTGGGGGAGTTCATCTTCCCGTGCAGCTTCGCCGTGA
- a CDS encoding SDR family NAD(P)-dependent oxidoreductase, whose translation MDDPTPTLARPLGLVTGASSGIGRELARELAERGYDLVVVAEDDAIHDVARELDAITSARAVQADLATTAGNEATLAALDADPRRPAVAAINAGIGVGGPLVDTDLDAHLRLVALNVTSTVHLGKELAERMVAEGDGRLLFTSSIASQMPGPLNTTYAASKSFVQSFAEGLRQELADSGVTVTALMPGPTDTEFFDRAGLDGTHIDEGHKDSAEQVAREGVDAMLAGRDHVVPGTRMNALQAALSALLPDSLTAKLHGKMNSPT comes from the coding sequence ATGGACGACCCCACCCCGACACTCGCCCGGCCGCTCGGACTCGTGACAGGCGCATCCTCCGGGATCGGCCGGGAGCTCGCCCGCGAGCTCGCCGAGCGTGGCTACGACCTGGTGGTCGTGGCCGAGGACGACGCCATCCACGACGTGGCCCGCGAGCTCGACGCGATCACCTCGGCCCGGGCCGTGCAGGCAGACCTCGCGACGACCGCGGGCAACGAGGCGACCCTCGCCGCGCTCGACGCGGACCCCCGACGGCCGGCCGTCGCCGCGATCAATGCCGGCATCGGCGTCGGGGGACCGCTGGTGGACACCGACCTGGACGCCCACCTGCGACTGGTGGCGCTCAACGTCACGTCGACGGTGCACCTGGGCAAGGAGCTGGCCGAGCGGATGGTGGCCGAGGGCGACGGACGGCTGCTGTTCACGTCGTCGATCGCGTCCCAGATGCCCGGTCCTCTGAACACGACCTACGCGGCGTCCAAGTCGTTCGTGCAGTCCTTCGCCGAGGGGCTCAGGCAGGAGCTCGCGGACTCCGGCGTGACGGTCACCGCCCTCATGCCGGGGCCCACCGACACCGAGTTCTTCGACCGTGCGGGCCTGGACGGCACGCACATCGACGAGGGTCACAAGGACAGCGCAGAGCAGGTCGCACGTGAGGGCGTCGACGCGATGCTGGCGGGACGCGACCACGTCGTGCCGGGCACCCGCATGAACGCCCTCCAGGCTGCGCTCTCGGCGCTGCTGCCGGACTCCCTCACGGCGAAGCTGCACGGGAAGATGAACTCCCCCACGTGA